In Methanofervidicoccus sp. A16, the sequence TCTCCCTTAAATCTTAAGTGGATGGAGATAGATGGAATAGATCCTGTAAATGTTTTAGATGTTAAATTCCTACTTGAGAGGGAACTTCCAAAGTACAGCATTCCTATTAAGAACCTTGGAGGAGTAGCCCTATATCTAGTCCATGGGTGGGACGAGGTGGAGAGGTACGGATTCAAAAGGGAGGATGTTGAGGAGATCCTTAAAAATATGGCTCCTATAGATAAATTGAAATCCCTTTTGAGTAAAAAGGGAATAGATATAAAGAAGTTAGAGAAGTACAACTCTATAAAGAGGGAGAGGACAAAGAGGTTCTTAGATGCCCTCAGTAGGTTGTAACTATGCTCAATCCTCTAATACTCTGGGGCGCTGTTATATTGGATAGAGTTCTTGGAGAACCTCCTGAGAGGATACACCCTGTAGTTTGGATAGGTAGGTTGATCTATTTTCTGGAGGATATTTTTAAATCTACCTACTCAAGGAATAAAGTTAGAGATCTCCTTTTTGGATCCCTTACTACATTAATTACTTTAACAGTGGTACTTTTATTATCCTACGCCCTTGAGATATCTATAAATAGATTACCTGAGATTCTTCAGTACCCTCTCTACTCCCTTATTCTCTCGACGACAATAGGGTATAAGTCTCTTCTGGACTTTTCAAGGAGACCTATAGAATGTATAAAAGAGGGAGATATAGAGGGTGCAAGGAAACATCTTCAGTGTATCGTAAGTAGGGATACTTCAAAGTTAGATGTTGAACATATCCTATCTGCATCGGTGGAGAGTCTATCTGAAAATATCACAGACAGTATTATCGCTCCTCTAATATATGGAGCACTCTTTGGACTTCCTGGAGCCTTTCTCTACAGGGCTGTGAATACCTTAGACGCTATGATAGGATACAGAAACGAGAAATATGAATACTACGGCAAGTTAGCTGCTCGCTTAGATGACATATTAAATATTATACCTTCACGTGTTGCAGGACTACTCCTTGTAATAACCTCGCCACTCTATGGTGGAAGTGTAAGGAGGGCACTATACGGTTTCCTTAAGGAGGGTTCTAAAACTCCCTCTCCAAATTCAGGCTATACCATGGCAACGGTTGCCAACAGTTTAAATATGACCCTTGAGAAAATAGGATACTACAAACTGGGAGAGGGAAAGATAGATCTTAAGAAGGCTTACGACTCTTTAAAGGCAGTAGATATTGTGGTGATATCTTTCCTTGTACTTTATACTCTTTTGTATTGGTTATTAATTAAATAGTGGTTATTGGGGATCTGGATGGGAAGAATAGTAATGGAGAAATAACATATTACTAAAAAAATTCTGATAAAAATAATATAAAAAACCCTAGTTTCCATCAAAAGGATAGTTTAAAGAATAATAAAAATAATTATAAAATAAAATAAAGAAAAGATTTTAAAATAAAAACTTCTATCATTACCAAATACAAAATTTAAAAAGGAGATTGGAGGGATAGTTCTTTAAATACCTTCTAATATAGTAGATATCAGATAGGATTTCTTATCTTTATCTAAGTGATCAGAAAGATCCTTATAGTTTAATGGTCTTATCTGATATTTTAATCGTGATTTTTATTATAACAATTATCATTTTCACTGTTCTTTTAATCACTACTGATGGGAACTAAGGTAATATAAAAAATATTTTAAATAAATAAAGAAATAAACGAATATCATCCTACATTTATTTTTATTATTTTTAATTTGAGTAGAATTTTTAATATCTTTTATAATTATTGTTTTATTATTTTTAATATTATTTTAATTAGGAATCAGGGATTTTATTTTAATCTCCAGATAATTATTAATTTTTATCTCACAATATAGGGCCTATTCTCCAGATCCCTTATCAACCTCTCCAACCTCTCCCTATCCTCCTTAGGAATATCTACAAAGAACACCCTGCCCCCCGGTTCCCCCCTCTCCTTTAAATTTGTAATCCTAAAGTATCCCTTTTTAGTGGCTACATAACCTGTGGTATAGGACGGATTATCTGAGATACACAACTCTGCAACAACTCCCAGATCTATAACCTTAGTTGCTATTGCTATAGCATCTACAGTTCTCTCTGTTCCCAGATTATCCTTTAATATCCT encodes:
- the cbiB gene encoding adenosylcobinamide-phosphate synthase CbiB; its protein translation is MLNPLILWGAVILDRVLGEPPERIHPVVWIGRLIYFLEDIFKSTYSRNKVRDLLFGSLTTLITLTVVLLLSYALEISINRLPEILQYPLYSLILSTTIGYKSLLDFSRRPIECIKEGDIEGARKHLQCIVSRDTSKLDVEHILSASVESLSENITDSIIAPLIYGALFGLPGAFLYRAVNTLDAMIGYRNEKYEYYGKLAARLDDILNIIPSRVAGLLLVITSPLYGGSVRRALYGFLKEGSKTPSPNSGYTMATVANSLNMTLEKIGYYKLGEGKIDLKKAYDSLKAVDIVVISFLVLYTLLYWLLIK